One segment of Synechococcus sp. MU1617 DNA contains the following:
- a CDS encoding DUF3352 domain-containing protein codes for MDKDEATRDRRPMKARPFLSAAGAVLLSLLLLAVGLLWTMNRQSPLQLAEQPLHLPRAARFVPRDADLSVHWLADPGRLPAYAQAVAPASQRRDARDGARQWREGVFALAGLQFGLELEPWLGEEVSLTLIDGDTNAGWVLALTSRDNDGARRFLQRFWQTRSLAGTDLQISSYRGIGVISGQGALVGHDPQPLATALIDDDLLLVASGRGVLEQALDVSQLPDQHQLGDQRLQRQVAELGEGVALLTASPHALEHWLQLPELVAQRDDLSGLVASLRPEGSTLAVDGRLGFQQALGTDPWPGLTDLTASAGGHARWLAQLQSPARLLDPSESHPLAQWFAPVLEQHLADQPAADAVVEADDGPLLWQDQPEGWLLATRPQNPARDAVDARLQEQGLTRSELEGDGEVLSVWTRLVRQRGRQPGVDAQLAVAQVRSSALNWWGESLMALAQRQNGRALQPRLNQWQELTASSQPAQALLLADEPARALLGQWRPWALLQVMAGRPLQDQVRGLAVAIDVDRQEQGATEIPLHARLELG; via the coding sequence ATGGACAAAGATGAGGCGACCCGAGACCGCCGGCCCATGAAGGCCCGCCCCTTCCTCAGCGCTGCCGGCGCTGTGCTGCTGTCGCTGCTTCTGCTGGCCGTTGGCCTGCTCTGGACTATGAACCGCCAGAGCCCCCTGCAGCTGGCAGAGCAGCCGTTGCATCTGCCTCGGGCGGCCCGATTTGTGCCCCGGGATGCTGATTTGTCCGTCCATTGGCTGGCCGATCCCGGACGGTTGCCGGCCTATGCCCAGGCCGTTGCCCCTGCGTCCCAACGCCGCGATGCCCGAGATGGTGCACGGCAGTGGCGCGAAGGCGTCTTTGCCTTGGCGGGTCTCCAGTTCGGCCTTGAGTTGGAGCCCTGGCTTGGTGAGGAGGTCAGCCTCACCCTCATCGATGGGGACACCAACGCCGGTTGGGTGTTGGCTTTAACCAGTCGGGATAACGACGGCGCCCGGCGCTTTCTGCAACGGTTCTGGCAGACCCGCAGCCTGGCGGGCACCGACCTCCAGATCAGCAGTTATCGCGGCATCGGTGTGATTAGCGGCCAGGGAGCGTTGGTGGGGCATGACCCCCAACCCCTGGCCACGGCCTTGATTGACGATGATCTGCTTCTCGTGGCCTCAGGCCGGGGCGTGCTGGAGCAGGCCCTCGATGTCTCGCAGCTCCCGGATCAGCATCAGCTGGGGGATCAACGCCTGCAGCGTCAGGTGGCTGAGCTCGGCGAGGGCGTGGCTCTGCTGACGGCATCGCCCCACGCCCTTGAGCATTGGTTGCAGCTGCCGGAGCTGGTGGCCCAACGGGACGACCTGAGCGGACTCGTGGCATCACTGCGGCCGGAGGGTTCAACCCTGGCGGTGGATGGGAGGCTGGGGTTCCAGCAAGCTCTTGGCACTGACCCCTGGCCTGGGCTCACGGATCTGACCGCGTCGGCCGGCGGCCATGCCCGCTGGCTGGCGCAGCTGCAGAGTCCAGCCCGTTTGTTGGATCCAAGCGAAAGCCATCCGTTGGCCCAATGGTTCGCTCCGGTGCTTGAGCAGCACTTGGCGGATCAGCCGGCGGCAGATGCTGTTGTTGAAGCCGATGACGGCCCTCTCCTCTGGCAGGACCAACCCGAGGGGTGGCTGCTGGCCACCCGCCCGCAAAACCCTGCCAGGGATGCGGTGGACGCCCGTTTGCAGGAGCAGGGCCTGACCCGTTCTGAGCTGGAGGGCGATGGCGAGGTGTTGAGCGTGTGGACGCGCCTGGTGCGCCAGCGGGGACGCCAGCCGGGGGTGGACGCTCAATTGGCCGTGGCTCAGGTTCGCTCGTCAGCGCTGAACTGGTGGGGGGAGTCCTTGATGGCTCTGGCGCAACGCCAGAACGGGCGTGCCCTCCAGCCTCGCTTGAACCAGTGGCAGGAGCTCACAGCGTCTTCCCAACCCGCGCAGGCCCTACTGCTGGCGGATGAGCCGGCCCGCGCACTGTTGGGGCAATGGCGGCCATGGGCCCTGCTGCAGGTCA
- a CDS encoding rhodanese-like domain-containing protein, with product MGQSQQPQSIQASELQQWLQSERPSPQLVDVREEAELAIAAFPGAVLHRPLSQSNEWLGTLQADLKPDQAVVVVCHAGVRSYHFGLWLLDQPWGLEVWNLEGGIDAWSLQVDPSVPRY from the coding sequence ATGGGCCAATCCCAACAACCACAATCAATCCAAGCCTCTGAACTGCAGCAATGGCTGCAAAGCGAGCGACCTTCCCCGCAACTGGTGGATGTGCGCGAGGAGGCTGAGCTTGCGATCGCTGCCTTCCCTGGTGCGGTGCTGCACCGCCCCCTAAGCCAATCGAATGAATGGCTTGGAACACTCCAGGCCGACCTCAAACCCGATCAAGCCGTCGTGGTGGTCTGCCATGCCGGCGTGCGCAGCTACCACTTCGGCCTGTGGCTGCTGGACCAACCCTGGGGCCTTGAGGTGTGGAACCTTGAAGGAGGCATTGATGCCTGGAGCCTTCAGGTGGATCCCAGCGTTCCCCGCTACTGA